In a genomic window of Aggregatimonas sangjinii:
- a CDS encoding DUF4139 domain-containing protein, translating to MMKKLLLLLFALPLFTFAVDTQIPSTIKAVTVYLSGAHITRTAECRLPSGTSEMVFTGLSTNIDESSIQISGLQSVSILSLSFDIDYLVKAVTTSESSALQLEIEGLQNQIALLKNKISGLEEEEQVIHTNRAVSSKLQSFDLEKIKAVSSYYRERITAIKDEIFKNNLEINSLGVTIRAVQKQMAEANNAPEKEQGEITIKFDAPITTTLELTLSYEVDNAGWIPNYEFKSKDINSPLTLAYKAHVYQKTGTNWDNVKVTLSTGNPTINVAKPNLGTKYLNFTNGYQNTSTNSIKKRKYMYNPTVKEVSGVVLDQSGAPLAGANVLVKGTTTGTTTDFDGHYSLKVQHGQELVISYIGFRSEVLPIYSSVMNIGLEEDASALEEVVVTGYGSKKRNFTTGSVSSVSTERLLQGRAAGVEIQGTSSIKGKSYISPSQLPLYVVDGVIVEGFVDGDLDMDEIQSVKVLKGSNANALYGYNGAKEIVVITTKKSTIQDDITNTKFVIKKPYSIVSDGDITAIEINTFTLNAKYEYLAVPIVNENVFLTTTFTDWEQYNLLPGEASVYFKGTYAGKTTIDPYTTKKEMTVSLGIDPNITVTRKQDRNFKSKSFTGSNRILDKTYDLEIKNNKAKTVNIRLMDRIPISQNKDIKVDDVVTNDAEYDKKTGLLTWKLHLAGNEGLTKRFSFQLRYPKYKRISL from the coding sequence ATGATGAAAAAACTTCTCCTTTTGCTTTTCGCTTTACCCCTTTTTACATTTGCAGTCGATACCCAGATTCCGTCTACGATCAAAGCGGTAACCGTATATCTAAGTGGCGCCCATATCACCAGAACGGCCGAATGCCGTCTTCCTTCGGGAACATCGGAAATGGTCTTCACAGGACTTTCCACAAATATCGATGAAAGCAGTATTCAGATTTCCGGCCTACAGTCGGTTTCGATTTTATCGCTATCCTTTGACATCGATTATTTAGTAAAAGCGGTAACTACCTCCGAGTCCTCGGCCCTGCAATTGGAAATCGAGGGCTTACAAAACCAAATCGCCCTATTAAAAAATAAAATCTCCGGGCTCGAGGAAGAGGAGCAGGTAATTCATACCAATCGGGCGGTAAGCAGTAAGCTGCAGTCCTTCGATTTGGAAAAAATAAAAGCCGTAAGCAGCTACTACCGGGAGCGAATCACGGCGATAAAAGATGAAATTTTCAAAAACAATCTGGAAATCAATTCGTTGGGCGTTACGATCCGAGCCGTACAAAAGCAAATGGCCGAAGCCAATAATGCCCCGGAAAAAGAACAGGGTGAGATTACCATCAAATTCGACGCCCCTATCACCACTACCCTGGAATTGACCTTATCGTACGAGGTGGACAATGCCGGTTGGATACCGAACTACGAGTTCAAATCAAAAGACATCAATTCACCCTTGACTTTGGCCTACAAAGCGCATGTCTACCAAAAAACGGGCACGAATTGGGACAATGTAAAGGTTACCCTCTCTACCGGAAACCCGACTATCAATGTGGCCAAGCCCAACTTGGGAACGAAATATTTGAATTTTACGAACGGGTATCAAAATACAAGCACTAACAGTATAAAAAAGCGGAAATATATGTACAATCCGACTGTAAAAGAAGTTTCTGGGGTCGTTTTGGATCAATCCGGAGCTCCTTTGGCGGGAGCCAATGTATTGGTCAAAGGGACTACAACGGGTACGACTACGGATTTTGATGGGCACTATTCCCTAAAGGTGCAACACGGGCAGGAATTGGTGATATCGTACATAGGTTTCCGTTCTGAAGTGCTCCCGATTTACTCATCGGTAATGAACATAGGCCTGGAGGAGGATGCGTCGGCCCTTGAGGAAGTTGTTGTAACTGGATATGGCTCTAAAAAGCGGAACTTCACAACCGGGTCCGTGAGTTCCGTATCTACTGAACGACTTTTACAGGGAAGGGCCGCAGGGGTAGAAATTCAAGGTACTTCATCGATAAAAGGGAAATCTTATATTTCCCCTTCACAATTGCCACTATATGTGGTGGATGGCGTTATTGTCGAGGGTTTTGTGGATGGCGATCTGGACATGGACGAAATACAATCCGTAAAGGTACTAAAAGGCTCAAACGCCAATGCCCTTTATGGATATAATGGAGCAAAGGAAATCGTGGTGATTACAACCAAGAAGAGCACTATCCAGGACGATATTACCAACACCAAATTCGTCATCAAAAAGCCGTATTCCATTGTTTCTGATGGCGATATTACCGCCATCGAAATCAACACCTTCACCTTAAACGCCAAATACGAATACCTTGCGGTCCCCATTGTCAACGAAAATGTGTTCCTAACAACCACTTTCACTGATTGGGAGCAATACAATTTACTGCCCGGTGAAGCCAGTGTTTATTTTAAAGGCACCTATGCGGGAAAAACGACCATCGACCCTTACACCACCAAAAAGGAGATGACGGTTTCCTTGGGAATCGACCCTAATATTACGGTGACCAGAAAGCAAGACAGGAACTTTAAGAGCAAATCGTTTACCGGCAGCAATCGTATCCTGGACAAAACCTACGATTTGGAAATCAAGAACAACAAGGCCAAAACCGTCAACATCAGATTAATGGATAGAATTCCTATTTCCCAAAACAAGGATATCAAGGTAGACGATGTGGTGACAAACGATGCGGAATACGATAAAAAGACCGGCTTATTGACCTGGAAACTGCACTTGGCCGGTAATGAAGGCCTTACAAAGCGTTTTTCCTTTCAACTAAGGTACCCAAAATACAAGCGCATTTCACTTTAG
- a CDS encoding glutathione synthetase: MKIAFIINDHDTEKPSYTTPGLGYAAYKREHEVFFIGVGELAYTSGGHMSARCKSISGKSYDAQETYFQAVQKEEFQRINSKDLDVLFLRNNPADEINDREWAQNAAFVFGEIAERDGVLVLNHPSSLAGAVNKMYFQHFPEILRPKTVITRDHKEIEDFFKQQKQKMILKPLQGSGGTNVFMMDKNNVHNLSQTIDAISRDGYVIAQEYLPDATGGDTRLFLMNGEPLQSDGKYAMLQRVNAEGDIRSNVHAGGTTEGKKITDQILELAEIVRPKLVQDGMFLVGIDIVGDKLMEINVFSPGGLNMMGKMYEVDFATEVIKSIEKKVNYKKMYPDYLFNSRLATL; this comes from the coding sequence ATGAAAATTGCTTTTATCATCAACGACCATGACACGGAAAAACCAAGTTACACGACCCCGGGATTAGGGTATGCGGCATATAAACGGGAGCATGAAGTATTTTTCATTGGAGTAGGGGAATTGGCCTATACCTCAGGTGGGCACATGTCTGCGCGTTGCAAAAGTATAAGCGGCAAATCTTATGACGCTCAGGAAACGTATTTCCAGGCGGTCCAGAAAGAAGAATTTCAAAGAATTAACTCCAAGGATTTAGACGTATTGTTTTTGAGAAATAATCCTGCCGATGAAATCAATGATCGGGAATGGGCGCAGAACGCCGCTTTTGTATTTGGTGAAATCGCGGAACGGGACGGGGTATTGGTATTAAATCATCCGAGCAGTCTCGCCGGAGCGGTCAATAAAATGTACTTTCAGCATTTTCCGGAAATTTTACGGCCCAAGACGGTGATTACCAGAGATCATAAGGAAATCGAGGATTTCTTTAAACAACAGAAGCAAAAGATGATTTTAAAACCCTTGCAGGGTTCGGGTGGTACGAATGTTTTTATGATGGATAAAAATAATGTGCATAACCTCTCCCAGACCATCGATGCCATCAGCCGGGACGGTTATGTTATTGCCCAAGAATATTTACCGGACGCTACTGGTGGGGATACCCGCCTCTTCTTAATGAACGGGGAGCCCTTGCAATCGGATGGTAAATATGCGATGCTGCAACGGGTGAATGCCGAGGGGGACATCCGCAGTAACGTACATGCAGGGGGTACAACGGAGGGAAAGAAAATCACCGATCAAATACTCGAACTGGCCGAAATCGTCCGTCCTAAATTGGTTCAGGACGGGATGTTCTTAGTGGGAATCGATATTGTGGGCGATAAATTAATGGAAATCAATGTATTTAGTCCAGGTGGACTAAATATGATGGGCAAAATGTACGAAGTCGACTTTGCTACCGAGGTTATTAAATCCATCGAAAAGAAAGTGAATTACAAGAAGATGTACCCGGATTATTTGTTTAATAGTAGATTGGCCACGCTCTAG
- a CDS encoding flavohemoglobin expression-modulating QEGLA motif protein, which translates to MIQKKTVQSVCKKLLEERTVNQKLPKDGILHIDKLLPYICVYRYKEVDPYFSGLLKTQASYLIIEDSIDITVLLEQIARTISKKLKAFLILESWPLRANHQSEFVIHCQDDKIPATISALEKGFAEMREIYPETSVQVVDSSQRHPQRLEELMGSIVSKESACMVVGIAVPTLYERREENEVYSLFYRKFHSKFSEVIKRAAYEFVRVQTTNPFNHYLMLGKTNLDGITLKADRELATISEGMSFLLRTTPVNSTSEWRKFEKNGFSKNPSFNYRLITIDPEKKKRKLYDIPLDKVEDPTLAFILRDKRLEIEKQLTMLEERGTDNFRFIGESLYGKIAPEVLHAGRKILEKHPTGEDPEVLKKFDCHQFAERAKDEMDYYQSQFPDLKLSLEIRKDVAGIMVSKTKLLINDQFSMDADRCDALIQHEIATHILTYCNGKGQPLRQMYAGFAGYDQLQEGLAVLAEYLVDGLTVNRMRLLAARVVAVDSLVSGVDFIKTFELLREQHNFPDRVAYYITMRVYRGGGLVKDAVYLAGLMNVLEYLGQGGKLETLYTGKFNITHVELIEELLHRGVLKYPTLPRFLERDAVKKRLKKVSEGISVTDLLD; encoded by the coding sequence ATGATTCAAAAAAAGACCGTTCAAAGCGTCTGCAAGAAACTATTGGAAGAACGGACCGTCAACCAAAAATTACCCAAAGACGGTATTTTACATATTGATAAATTACTCCCCTACATTTGTGTCTACCGCTATAAAGAGGTAGACCCTTATTTTTCAGGACTTTTAAAAACACAGGCTTCGTACCTTATCATTGAGGATTCCATTGATATTACCGTTTTACTGGAACAAATCGCTAGAACGATATCAAAAAAGTTAAAAGCCTTTCTTATATTGGAAAGTTGGCCCTTGCGTGCCAACCACCAGAGCGAATTTGTCATTCATTGTCAGGATGATAAGATTCCGGCTACCATTTCCGCATTGGAAAAAGGTTTCGCCGAAATGCGGGAAATTTATCCTGAAACTTCAGTGCAGGTCGTGGACTCTTCCCAACGTCATCCACAACGCTTGGAGGAATTGATGGGGAGTATCGTTTCAAAGGAATCGGCTTGCATGGTTGTCGGTATTGCCGTGCCAACGCTATATGAACGTCGAGAGGAAAACGAGGTCTATTCGCTCTTTTATCGGAAATTCCATTCCAAATTCTCGGAGGTAATCAAAAGGGCCGCCTATGAGTTTGTACGCGTGCAAACCACCAATCCGTTTAATCATTATCTTATGTTGGGTAAGACCAATTTAGACGGTATTACACTGAAGGCTGATCGCGAGTTGGCCACGATTAGCGAGGGAATGTCCTTTTTGCTCCGAACCACTCCTGTCAACAGTACTTCGGAATGGAGAAAATTTGAAAAAAACGGATTTTCCAAGAATCCCTCTTTCAATTATCGATTGATAACGATCGACCCAGAGAAGAAAAAAAGGAAATTATACGATATTCCCTTAGACAAAGTCGAAGATCCTACATTGGCCTTTATCTTAAGGGACAAACGCCTCGAAATCGAAAAACAGCTGACCATGCTCGAGGAGCGTGGCACCGATAATTTTCGATTTATAGGAGAGAGCCTGTATGGCAAGATTGCCCCGGAAGTCTTGCATGCCGGGCGAAAAATTTTGGAAAAGCATCCGACGGGTGAAGATCCGGAAGTACTTAAAAAATTCGATTGCCACCAATTCGCGGAGCGCGCAAAGGATGAAATGGATTATTACCAATCGCAATTTCCGGATTTGAAGTTGTCCCTTGAAATCAGGAAGGACGTTGCGGGAATAATGGTTTCGAAAACTAAATTATTGATTAACGACCAGTTTTCTATGGATGCCGATCGCTGTGATGCACTCATTCAGCATGAAATCGCGACACATATTTTGACCTATTGCAATGGAAAAGGCCAGCCACTTAGACAAATGTATGCCGGCTTCGCAGGATATGATCAACTTCAAGAGGGACTGGCCGTGCTGGCCGAATATCTGGTCGACGGTTTGACCGTCAACAGAATGCGCCTGCTTGCTGCGAGGGTCGTAGCGGTCGATTCATTGGTAAGCGGCGTCGATTTTATTAAAACGTTCGAATTGCTTCGGGAGCAACACAATTTTCCGGATCGAGTGGCTTATTACATTACCATGCGGGTCTATCGTGGGGGCGGTCTCGTTAAGGATGCGGTTTATCTGGCCGGCCTAATGAATGTATTGGAGTATCTCGGGCAAGGAGGCAAATTGGAAACCCTATATACAGGCAAATTCAACATCACCCATGTTGAATTGATAGAAGAGCTGTTACACCGAGGGGTATTGAAGTATCCAACACTACCTCGATTTTTAGAACGGGACGCTGTCAAGAAACGTTTGAAGAAGGTGTCCGAGGGTATATCGGTGACCGATCTCCTCGATTGA
- a CDS encoding N-formylglutamate amidohydrolase gives MHRLSVERIISNIESEIPFEAVSEDYSFTLKIAEYAPYICGAVHDGHQFRRSLWENCLHTEYERWYEEDPCTKQMVQSHPVVIAGCDSRFEYDLNRAPETAIYSDAWGKQLWKKPLPEAERRLSLQKHSDFYRVVDALVRQIEKIHGKALVFDMHSYNWKRWEREVPVWNLGTANIDNDRFGELAASWSSKLGRIRLPNGIASTSKINDTFQGNGYFLKYITQNFGNTLVLATEISKVYCDEMTGILFPEVIAAVEKQLKELIPLQVKEFSEKTP, from the coding sequence ATGCATAGGCTTTCCGTAGAACGAATAATTTCAAACATTGAATCCGAAATCCCCTTTGAAGCGGTTTCCGAAGATTATTCCTTTACCCTGAAAATTGCGGAATATGCGCCTTATATCTGTGGGGCGGTGCACGACGGACACCAATTCAGGCGGTCACTTTGGGAAAATTGCCTACATACCGAATACGAGCGATGGTATGAAGAAGACCCCTGCACCAAACAAATGGTACAATCGCACCCCGTTGTTATAGCGGGCTGTGACAGTCGCTTCGAATATGATTTGAATCGGGCTCCGGAAACCGCCATTTATTCGGATGCTTGGGGCAAACAACTCTGGAAAAAGCCTTTACCCGAGGCCGAACGTCGACTCAGTCTACAAAAGCATTCCGATTTCTACCGAGTTGTAGATGCCTTGGTCCGGCAAATCGAAAAAATTCATGGCAAAGCCCTAGTTTTTGATATGCATAGTTACAACTGGAAGCGTTGGGAACGGGAAGTGCCCGTATGGAACCTTGGAACCGCAAATATCGATAATGACAGGTTCGGTGAGCTTGCGGCATCATGGAGTAGTAAATTAGGCAGGATACGGCTACCGAATGGCATTGCATCCACTTCTAAAATCAACGATACTTTTCAGGGCAATGGGTATTTCTTGAAATACATCACACAAAATTTTGGTAATACCTTGGTACTGGCTACTGAAATCTCAAAAGTATATTGTGATGAGATGACCGGAATTCTTTTCCCAGAAGTAATCGCCGCGGTTGAAAAACAGTTAAAAGAATTGATACCTTTACAAGTCAAGGAATTCAGCGAAAAGACCCCATGA
- the gshB gene encoding glutathione synthase, with protein sequence MNICFLMYPWEEIVPETDTSLALIHECFRRGHGVALCSPANLTIRNSVTNAFCTVINRADKVSSSLKSFYKQASLREEMLPLAGFDVIFMRANPPLDPIMLNFLDSVKDDVFIMNSLQGIREANNKLYTAAFGDSHSNIIPATHVSKNKNHLIKQIKESKTDKMILKPLNGYGGSGVILIEKSAMTSIQSLLDFYISNSDGTSNYVILQEYIEGADQGDVRVLLLNGEPIGAMKRIPGTDDHRSNVSAGGTVAKHSLTKSEKALCKQIGPKLVKDGLFFVGIDVIGGKLVEVNVMSPGGITYMNKVYKTKIQSKVIDFVESKVLDKLQAFDRRSRLRNEVENA encoded by the coding sequence ATGAATATCTGTTTTTTAATGTATCCATGGGAAGAAATCGTTCCTGAAACCGATACCAGTTTGGCGTTGATACACGAATGCTTTAGAAGAGGTCATGGCGTGGCACTTTGCTCCCCTGCGAATCTTACTATTCGCAACAGCGTCACGAATGCGTTCTGTACCGTAATCAATCGTGCCGACAAGGTTTCGAGTAGTCTAAAATCATTCTATAAACAGGCGAGCTTGCGCGAGGAAATGCTTCCTTTGGCCGGATTTGACGTAATCTTCATGAGAGCCAACCCACCGTTGGATCCGATTATGCTGAATTTCTTGGATTCCGTTAAGGACGACGTTTTCATCATGAATTCCTTGCAAGGTATTCGTGAGGCGAATAATAAATTATACACGGCCGCCTTTGGGGATTCGCATAGCAATATCATCCCGGCCACACATGTATCGAAGAACAAAAACCACTTAATCAAACAAATTAAGGAGTCGAAAACCGATAAGATGATATTAAAGCCCCTGAACGGATATGGCGGCTCGGGTGTCATCTTAATTGAAAAGTCGGCGATGACAAGTATACAGTCACTTCTTGATTTTTACATAAGTAATTCAGATGGAACGTCTAATTACGTGATACTTCAAGAATATATTGAAGGTGCAGACCAAGGCGATGTTCGTGTTTTATTATTAAACGGGGAGCCCATCGGGGCGATGAAACGCATACCGGGAACTGATGACCATCGGTCGAATGTTTCTGCTGGTGGCACGGTGGCCAAGCATAGTTTAACCAAGTCTGAAAAAGCGCTTTGCAAACAAATCGGCCCAAAATTGGTCAAGGATGGTTTGTTTTTTGTGGGAATCGATGTCATCGGTGGTAAACTGGTCGAAGTAAACGTGATGTCTCCGGGCGGCATTACCTATATGAACAAGGTCTATAAGACGAAAATACAATCCAAAGTCATCGATTTTGTGGAAAGCAAGGTATTGGATAAATTACAGGCCTTCGACAGACGCTCTAGGCTTCGAAACGAAGTTGAAAATGCATAG
- a CDS encoding dicarboxylate/amino acid:cation symporter, which translates to MKKLELHWQILIGMVVGLLFGYGMTFIEWGKDFVTDWIQPIGTIFVKLLKLIAIPLILASLVKGISDLKDISKFRNIGLRTIAIYICTTVVAITIGLLLVNVMQPGEGISEDTIATLTETYSNDSGVTSKLEEASRQKDAGPLNFLEEMVPDNAFAALGDNSLMLQVIFFTIFLGISMLLIGEERAKPLKDFFDALNDVVLKMVDLIMLTAPVAVFALLANVVVSSGDPDLLLALLKYAGVVLLGLLLMIVFYSLVVSTFTRYNPLSFLSKMAPAQLLAFSTSSSAATLPVTMERVEEHIGVDKEVSSFVLPVGATINMDGTSLYQGVAAVFISQALGFDLTFGDQLTIVLTALLASIGSAAVPGAGMVMLVIVLESIGFPPDKLAIGLALIFAVDRPLDMCRTVVNVTGDATVAMMVAKSVGKFGKPKVKNWDDNYEQVK; encoded by the coding sequence ATGAAGAAACTGGAATTGCACTGGCAAATCCTTATCGGAATGGTCGTTGGCCTTCTTTTCGGCTATGGAATGACCTTTATCGAATGGGGAAAGGATTTCGTTACGGATTGGATACAACCCATCGGAACCATTTTCGTCAAATTGCTCAAACTTATTGCGATTCCTCTGATTCTGGCTTCACTTGTCAAAGGGATTTCCGATTTAAAGGACATCTCCAAATTCCGGAACATCGGTTTGCGAACCATTGCCATCTACATCTGTACTACCGTTGTGGCCATTACCATTGGCCTACTGCTGGTCAATGTCATGCAGCCAGGTGAGGGCATATCCGAAGATACCATTGCCACCTTAACAGAAACCTATTCCAATGACAGTGGCGTTACTTCGAAATTGGAAGAAGCCTCCCGTCAAAAAGATGCAGGTCCACTGAACTTTCTGGAAGAAATGGTACCCGACAATGCTTTTGCCGCGCTTGGGGATAATAGTTTAATGCTCCAAGTTATCTTTTTCACCATCTTCCTGGGTATTTCAATGCTCTTGATCGGCGAGGAGCGTGCCAAGCCCTTAAAGGATTTTTTTGACGCCCTGAACGACGTAGTGCTAAAAATGGTCGATTTGATCATGCTTACCGCCCCTGTGGCCGTTTTTGCCTTATTGGCCAACGTGGTCGTTTCTTCGGGAGACCCCGACTTGTTATTGGCCCTGCTCAAATATGCGGGGGTCGTACTTTTGGGGCTTCTGTTGATGATCGTATTTTACAGTCTCGTCGTTTCGACTTTTACGCGCTACAATCCGCTTTCCTTTTTGAGCAAAATGGCCCCGGCACAACTTTTGGCCTTCTCGACCAGCTCAAGTGCGGCTACATTACCCGTAACCATGGAAAGGGTAGAGGAACATATTGGTGTCGACAAAGAAGTTTCAAGTTTTGTATTGCCGGTAGGGGCGACGATTAATATGGATGGTACCAGCCTGTATCAAGGCGTCGCTGCCGTATTTATATCCCAAGCTTTGGGATTTGACTTGACTTTCGGAGACCAATTGACTATTGTTTTGACCGCCTTATTGGCTTCCATTGGTTCGGCCGCTGTGCCCGGCGCCGGTATGGTCATGTTGGTCATCGTATTGGAATCGATTGGTTTTCCACCAGATAAGTTGGCAATCGGCCTTGCCCTGATTTTTGCCGTTGATCGGCCGTTAGACATGTGCCGTACGGTGGTGAACGTCACCGGTGATGCCACGGTAGCCATGATGGTCGCCAAATCGGTAGGTAAATTCGGTAAGCCAAAGGTAAAGAACTGGGACGATAATTATGAACAAGTGAAGTAG
- the aroC gene encoding chorismate synthase has translation MAGNTFGTLFKLTTFGESHGAAIGGVLDGCPSGIEIDLDAIQIELDRRKPGQSAIVTQRKEPDTVEFLSGIFEGKTTGTPIGFAIRNTNQKSHDYSHIKDSYRPSHADYTYDQKYGFRDYRGGGRSSARETASRVVAGAIAKQFLSAIKINAYVSQVGDLTLEKEYQALDLTLTESNPVRCPDPETAAKMESYIKEVRKEGDTIGGIISCVVQNVPIGLGEPVFDKLHAELGKAMLSINAVKGFEYGSGFKGVAMKGSAHNDQFKSDGSTKTNHSGGIQGGISNGMDIYFNVAFKPVATVIQGYETIDKEGNMVQTKGKGRHDPCVVPRAVPIVEAMTALVLADYALLNRTIKV, from the coding sequence ATGGCAGGAAACACTTTCGGAACCCTTTTCAAGCTTACAACTTTTGGAGAATCACATGGCGCAGCGATCGGGGGGGTGCTAGATGGATGTCCTTCCGGCATCGAAATCGACCTGGATGCCATTCAAATTGAGCTCGACCGGAGAAAACCGGGCCAATCCGCCATCGTAACCCAACGAAAGGAGCCCGACACGGTAGAATTTCTATCCGGAATATTCGAAGGAAAGACCACAGGTACACCTATCGGATTTGCGATTCGCAACACCAATCAAAAGTCGCACGACTACTCCCATATCAAGGATTCCTACCGTCCTTCACATGCCGATTACACCTATGATCAGAAATATGGTTTTCGCGATTACCGTGGTGGCGGTCGTAGTTCTGCACGCGAGACGGCTAGTAGGGTAGTAGCCGGTGCAATTGCCAAACAATTCCTATCGGCCATAAAAATAAACGCCTACGTCTCTCAAGTGGGTGATCTGACCCTGGAAAAAGAGTATCAAGCATTGGATTTAACCCTGACGGAATCCAATCCCGTACGCTGTCCCGATCCGGAAACAGCTGCTAAAATGGAATCATACATTAAAGAAGTACGGAAGGAAGGGGATACTATCGGTGGAATTATCAGTTGTGTGGTTCAAAATGTCCCTATCGGTTTAGGCGAGCCGGTATTTGACAAGTTGCATGCTGAACTCGGCAAGGCGATGCTCTCCATCAATGCCGTCAAGGGCTTCGAATATGGTAGCGGCTTCAAAGGTGTGGCCATGAAAGGCAGCGCGCACAACGACCAATTTAAGTCGGATGGTAGTACGAAGACGAACCATAGCGGTGGCATTCAGGGAGGCATCAGCAACGGAATGGACATCTACTTCAATGTGGCATTTAAACCAGTGGCAACAGTAATTCAGGGCTACGAGACCATAGACAAGGAGGGCAATATGGTGCAGACCAAAGGAAAGGGAAGACATGACCCATGTGTGGTGCCGCGGGCAGTACCGATCGTAGAAGCCATGACCGCCTTGGTTTTGGCGGATTATGCGCTGCTTAACCGTACTATTAAAGTATAG